From the Synechococcales cyanobacterium T60_A2020_003 genome, the window CTTGTTGTACTTGGCGCTCCAGCTTGTTGTACTTGCAGTTGATACCCTATGCTGAATTCTTTAGACTCTTCAGGCTGTTCAGATATCGTTCGAGTTCATATCTTCGTTTCAGGACGTGTACAGCGGGTTGGCTATCGATTTTCGACCTGTGATCAGGCGGCTGTTCTCAACGTAAACGGGTGGGTGCGGAATCTACACGATGGACGGGTAGAGGCTGTCTTCGAAGGATCGAAAGTCCAAATTCAAGAGATGTTGCGATGGTGTCGGAAAGGACCACCGTCTGCCATTGTTCAGGATGTTAGGGTTGAGTATGAGCCACCCGCAGGGCTAGACGGCTTTCAAATTATTCGGTGAGGTCACCTCATTTTGTAGGAGAAGCATGGTGTCATTTATTCCTGTTGATCGCCAGACGATTTTAGATTGGTTGGCTGAGCACGTTCCCTCGTCTCGGATCCACCATATTTTGGGCGTTGAAGAAATGGCGATCGCCCTAGCAAAGCATCACCGCTTGGATCAGGAGCGAGCCGCTCAAGCGGGATTGATGCATGACCTCGCCAAATATTTCAAACCTAAGCGTTTACTGCGGATGGCGAAAGCAGAAGGATTGCCGATCGATTCTGTGTTGGAAGCCAATCCCCACCTGCTCCATGCAGATGTTGGGGCGATTGTTGCACGGGACGAGTTTGGGGTACACGATCCTGAAGTGTTGGCGGCGATCGCCAATCACACCCTTGGGCAACCAGGCATGAGTCCTTTGAGCTGCATTGTGTTTCTGGCAGACACGCTAGAAGCAGGTCGAGGCAACACCCCCGACCTGCAAAAGCTGCGGCAAAGCTGCTATGAGAGTCTGGATCGTGCGCTGTGGATGACCTGTGATTATTCATTGCAGTACATCATATCCAAGCGGCAGTTGATTCATCCCCGCACGATCATGACGCGCAACTGGTTTTTACAAAAAGCCGTGTCTCGGCAGGATAACACCGCTCAAATTGCTTCGTCCTAAGCGGTTTTGACCCCTTCTGGATTTGCCGTTTCAATCAAAATTTGGCGCACTTGATCCGGCGTTAAATTGGGGTTTGCACTCAGCATAAGTGCCACAACGCCAGCTACGTGGGGAGAGGCCATAGACGTTCCAGAGTAGGAATCATAGCCATTTTGCAAGACGGTTGATTTCACTTTGACACCGGGGCCAACGACAAAGGGGAGTGGTGTCTTGCCCGCCGGATTTGAGAATCTGGCAAGATCATAATTTTCCCGAATTGCTCCTACCGCAATGCCCAAATTATCAAGAGCAAACGCAGCAGGTTCGATCGGCGAATCTACGCCGGGAATTGCGCCATTGTTTCCAGCCGCCATGACGGCGATCGCCCCTTTTCGGTAGGCATATTGCAACGCCCTTTGGGTTGCCTGTAGCGTCGGTTCACCAATGTAGGCTCCCAAGCTCATATTGAGAACCCGCGCCCCATTATCGACGGCATAGCGAATACCTGCGGCTAGGTTTTGATCAAACTTCTGGGTTGAGTTATCATCCCGACCATCAATAACTTTGACGGGCATGATTTTGGCATTGTAGGCTACGCCCGTTACCCCAAAATCGTTGTTCATCGCTGCAATCGTTCCGGAAACGTGGGTTCCGTGCCCATCCAAATCCATTGGATTATTGGAGTCTGTATCCACAAATTTCCAGCCGCGCACGTCATCAATGAAGCCATTCTTGTCGTCGTCGATGCCGTTGCCTGCAATTTCACCTGGGTTCTTCCAAATATTGTCTTTGAGATCTTTATGGTTATAGTTCACCCCTGTATCCAGGACGGCGACAATCACATCCTTGCCCGTAAAGCCCTCTGCCCACGCCTCCGGAGCGTTAATCGCATCGAGTCCCCACAAATCGCTCGTATTTGGCAGCGAAGCGAAGGGAGCACGTTTTAGGGCAGCAGCAACCGCAGCAGCAGCGTCCACAAGACCATAGCCTGATTTGTAATCAAAAACGGTTGAGGCGACGTTGTCTCCGGTGGTAACCTTGAGTCTGTATCGCCCTGTGGCCTCCCGATCAAAGCTGGTGACCTGAATCTGGTAGCGAGCGCGATTTTCGGTTTCAAAGCGGATGTAGGAATTGCGATCGCCCTTGCTGCGATCGTCGTTTGACTGCACCACTTGTTTGGTACGACGGTCTATCAGTTCCAGGACAGGATCAAACGCGGTTGAAACCAGGGAGATCTCAACGCTTTCACCGGATTTAACTCGACCTAAGGCAAACAAGTCAACACGACGATTCTGACGATTGGGATGGAGGCGATCGCCCTTCCCTAGTTTCCCCTTGTATACATCATTCGCAGCGAGACGCACCCGCTCCTGCTGAGCTAGTGAGCGACTATCGACGGCAGCACTGCGCTGAAAGGATTGCCGTTGAGAGGGTGAATCGACCGAATCAAGCAGGGATTCCGAGTATGAACGAGAAGACTGAAAACGAGCGCAGGGTTGATCCAAGAGTCGATCTAGGGACTGAGACATGCCAACTAGAGACATGGAAGTATTCATACGGTGAAGAGTGGGCTGAATAAAAACGCGATACTAACGAGCAACTGTCAGATCTCTACACACCAAAGCATAGACAAACTTTGAGAATAGAGAATTATTCCTGCTCGCAACTGTCCATTCATTCTGCAACGACCCACGGAAACCGCAGAATCTCAGATCTTCAGTTCTGTGTGGTGTTGCTCTCTGGCCGGATCCATTGTGACTACAATTCTGATGTAACGAATTCCGATGAATTACGGAACTCAGGGGGGTATCCGATAGGCGGGGCGATCGCTCACAACTCTAGAAATTAGACCCATCCCACCGTGAAGCTACGGTAGACTCTAGAAAGTTCATGCAGGAACTTCTATTCTTGGCAGTTTAGTGGTAGTGCGGCAGCGCAGCCTATGACTCTCACCATCAGGCCTTAGCGTATCGTTTGTTGGAAGTACGGTCTACATCATTCACCATGAAATCATTCATTCGTCTAACGTTGCTAGCTCTTAGTATAACGACGCTGTTAGTTACATTGCAGTCGATCACCGTAAACGCAACTCCCGTTGCGACAACCACCTCTAGCCCCGCTCAGATGCTCATGCATTCTCACGACGGCGATCGCCCAGTGGCGTCGGAGGCGATGGCCCAAGAACCCAGTACTCCTGTGTCCACGGAATACGTGACCTATGCCACGGTAGATGACACGCCCATCACAGGTTACTTAGCTCGCCCAGAGGGTG encodes:
- a CDS encoding acylphosphatase encodes the protein MLNSLDSSGCSDIVRVHIFVSGRVQRVGYRFSTCDQAAVLNVNGWVRNLHDGRVEAVFEGSKVQIQEMLRWCRKGPPSAIVQDVRVEYEPPAGLDGFQIIR
- the yqeK gene encoding bis(5'-nucleosyl)-tetraphosphatase (symmetrical) YqeK — protein: MVSFIPVDRQTILDWLAEHVPSSRIHHILGVEEMAIALAKHHRLDQERAAQAGLMHDLAKYFKPKRLLRMAKAEGLPIDSVLEANPHLLHADVGAIVARDEFGVHDPEVLAAIANHTLGQPGMSPLSCIVFLADTLEAGRGNTPDLQKLRQSCYESLDRALWMTCDYSLQYIISKRQLIHPRTIMTRNWFLQKAVSRQDNTAQIASS
- a CDS encoding S8 family serine peptidase; translated protein: MNTSMSLVGMSQSLDRLLDQPCARFQSSRSYSESLLDSVDSPSQRQSFQRSAAVDSRSLAQQERVRLAANDVYKGKLGKGDRLHPNRQNRRVDLFALGRVKSGESVEISLVSTAFDPVLELIDRRTKQVVQSNDDRSKGDRNSYIRFETENRARYQIQVTSFDREATGRYRLKVTTGDNVASTVFDYKSGYGLVDAAAAVAAALKRAPFASLPNTSDLWGLDAINAPEAWAEGFTGKDVIVAVLDTGVNYNHKDLKDNIWKNPGEIAGNGIDDDKNGFIDDVRGWKFVDTDSNNPMDLDGHGTHVSGTIAAMNNDFGVTGVAYNAKIMPVKVIDGRDDNSTQKFDQNLAAGIRYAVDNGARVLNMSLGAYIGEPTLQATQRALQYAYRKGAIAVMAAGNNGAIPGVDSPIEPAAFALDNLGIAVGAIRENYDLARFSNPAGKTPLPFVVGPGVKVKSTVLQNGYDSYSGTSMASPHVAGVVALMLSANPNLTPDQVRQILIETANPEGVKTA